A genome region from Fervidicoccaceae archaeon includes the following:
- a CDS encoding SMC family ATPase: MIVERIRLEGFRSYYEASEIELGEGLTVIIGENGAGKSSIVEALYFALLGELLRGKIEEVLNNRGRPLEVRVRLRGDRGIVEIARGRGRRPQHSFDELKVDGKLVARGARETTSFLAERVLALGPEGASALERVLRTCVVSQGGLAEIISMLSRPGARLQDWVNEQLGLKDYELAYERLGELSLEAPKLKSSALSVALGSPSYRVTEEGLRSLRTDLERGERILREREKRRGELEKRRGEIEEGARRLRRELEEVERRREELRRELEEVEERGRRARELEASIATLEREVSAEREALARAEERLRALGAPLVGEAELERIEALAKVSAELERLGALSRALSPAFEEAIELRSLVEILESEGLAVSEDFSALSKSVERALRELEFSRSEAERLSRELDRVRRELEELARRAAEAAKKMGATADAGPPPTDLEAYGELADFLERRAEEIVERLVSEVSSLESKRVSAARGVCVVCGGLLTEERRRRMLEEASSRLAPRERELAEARSSLGELREILRELRSRLAEASDLSRRLEEAARRASEASKMGGEEVLRRRLEVLERVGELARSLLTDLRRCEALGLARAPEVGEVGELVARAREVAAWAEGLSGELAELSGELAGERSRLLELMPPELRPEVEKKSARELEELARALRERLRRHSEIASEMESRRRRLERLESELSSLRSQLESLKYDEVRHRELRRELDALSSRAGELAGSIASLESELRRCEDELRSLEADLSASREDLESLARLGGRLEALLRLRGLFHREGLPAKIRRYALKRVEVEMNRLLQLFDLEYREVEIGEDLSLRFLGPRGSASFSQLSGGESVAAAISFLLALRRTVEELLIGKSVLGFMVLDEPTIHLDDERRTALARIFSEFQGGRVIPQLIVVTHEDDMKEVGDSVVLVERVGGASRARRLEAEVS; this comes from the coding sequence GTGATAGTCGAGAGGATCAGGCTCGAGGGCTTCAGGAGCTACTACGAGGCCTCGGAGATCGAGCTGGGAGAGGGGCTCACGGTGATCATCGGCGAGAACGGAGCCGGTAAGTCCAGCATAGTCGAGGCGCTCTACTTCGCTCTGCTGGGCGAGCTCCTCCGGGGGAAGATCGAGGAGGTGCTCAATAATCGAGGCAGACCGCTCGAGGTCAGAGTTCGGCTGCGCGGAGACAGGGGGATCGTCGAGATCGCGAGAGGGAGGGGGAGGAGGCCTCAGCACTCCTTCGATGAGCTCAAAGTGGACGGAAAGCTCGTCGCGCGCGGCGCGAGGGAGACCACGAGCTTTCTGGCCGAGAGGGTGCTCGCTCTAGGACCCGAAGGGGCCTCGGCCCTCGAGAGAGTCCTGAGGACTTGCGTCGTCTCTCAGGGAGGCCTCGCGGAGATCATATCGATGCTGAGCAGGCCCGGAGCCAGGCTCCAGGACTGGGTCAACGAGCAGCTGGGCCTGAAGGACTACGAGCTAGCTTACGAGAGGCTCGGGGAGCTATCGCTGGAGGCCCCCAAGCTCAAGAGCTCAGCGCTCTCCGTGGCCCTCGGCTCCCCCTCCTATAGAGTCACCGAGGAGGGGCTGAGGTCCCTGAGAACGGACCTCGAGAGAGGCGAGAGGATTCTGCGAGAGAGGGAGAAGAGGAGGGGGGAGTTGGAGAAGAGGAGGGGGGAGATCGAGGAGGGCGCGAGGCGGCTGAGGAGAGAGCTGGAGGAGGTCGAAAGGAGGCGCGAGGAGCTGAGGAGAGAGCTGGAGGAGGTCGAGGAGAGAGGCAGGAGAGCGAGGGAGCTTGAGGCCTCAATAGCCACCCTCGAGCGGGAGGTCTCCGCGGAGAGGGAGGCTCTAGCGAGAGCCGAGGAGAGGCTGAGGGCCCTCGGAGCCCCCCTCGTGGGGGAGGCCGAGCTCGAGAGGATCGAGGCTCTCGCCAAGGTCTCGGCCGAGCTCGAGAGGCTCGGAGCTCTCTCGCGGGCCCTCTCGCCCGCGTTCGAGGAGGCGATCGAGCTGAGGTCTCTCGTCGAGATCCTAGAGTCCGAGGGCCTGGCGGTCAGCGAGGATTTCTCCGCTCTATCGAAATCCGTCGAGAGAGCTCTGAGAGAGCTCGAGTTCTCGCGGAGCGAGGCCGAGAGGCTCTCGAGAGAGCTCGACAGAGTGAGGAGAGAGCTCGAGGAGCTCGCGCGGAGAGCGGCCGAGGCTGCTAAGAAGATGGGCGCGACCGCCGACGCCGGGCCCCCGCCGACGGATCTCGAGGCCTACGGCGAGCTCGCCGACTTCCTCGAGAGGAGAGCGGAGGAGATCGTCGAGAGGCTCGTGAGCGAGGTCAGCTCGCTGGAGAGCAAGAGGGTCAGCGCCGCGAGGGGGGTCTGCGTGGTGTGCGGGGGTCTCCTAACCGAGGAGAGGAGGCGTAGGATGCTCGAGGAGGCGTCGAGCAGGCTTGCGCCGAGGGAGAGGGAGCTGGCGGAGGCGAGGAGCTCGCTAGGAGAGCTGAGGGAGATTCTCAGAGAGCTCAGGTCGAGGCTTGCCGAGGCCTCGGACCTCTCGAGGAGACTCGAAGAAGCGGCCAGGAGGGCGTCCGAGGCGTCTAAGATGGGGGGAGAGGAGGTCCTCAGGAGGAGGCTCGAGGTCCTCGAGAGGGTCGGGGAGCTCGCGAGGTCTCTATTGACGGACCTCAGAAGATGCGAGGCCCTGGGGCTCGCTCGAGCCCCCGAGGTCGGAGAAGTCGGGGAGCTCGTCGCGAGAGCTCGCGAGGTCGCGGCCTGGGCCGAGGGGCTCTCGGGGGAGCTCGCCGAGCTCTCGGGGGAGCTCGCCGGAGAGCGCTCGAGGCTTCTCGAGCTCATGCCGCCGGAGCTGAGGCCCGAGGTCGAGAAGAAATCGGCGAGGGAGCTCGAGGAGCTGGCCAGAGCGCTCAGGGAGAGGCTGAGGCGCCACTCCGAGATCGCGAGCGAGATGGAGAGCAGGAGGAGGAGGCTGGAGAGGCTCGAGTCCGAGTTGTCCTCTCTCCGTTCTCAGCTCGAGTCCCTCAAATACGACGAGGTCAGGCACCGAGAACTCAGGAGGGAGCTAGACGCCCTCTCGTCGAGAGCGGGGGAGCTCGCGGGCTCGATCGCCTCGCTCGAGAGCGAGCTGAGGCGGTGCGAGGATGAGCTGAGGTCGCTCGAGGCCGATCTGTCAGCCTCGAGGGAGGACCTGGAGAGCTTGGCGAGGCTCGGCGGGAGACTCGAGGCTCTGCTGAGGCTCAGGGGCCTCTTTCACAGAGAGGGCCTGCCGGCGAAGATAAGGAGATACGCGTTGAAGAGGGTCGAGGTCGAGATGAATAGGCTCCTTCAATTATTCGACCTAGAGTACAGAGAGGTGGAGATCGGAGAGGACCTGAGCCTGAGGTTCCTGGGGCCGAGGGGGTCCGCCTCTTTCTCTCAGCTGAGCGGGGGGGAGAGCGTGGCCGCCGCGATATCGTTCCTGCTGGCTCTCAGAAGGACCGTCGAGGAGCTTCTCATCGGCAAGAGCGTCCTCGGCTTCATGGTCTTGGACGAGCCGACGATCCATCTCGACGACGAGAGGAGAACGGCCCTCGCTAGAATATTCTCGGAGTTCCAGGGAGGCAGGGTGATACCTCAGCTCATCGTCGTGACCCACGAGGACGACATGAAGGAGGTGGGGGACTCGGTGGTGCTGGTCGAGAGAGTCGGGGGAGCGTCGAGGGCGAGGAGGCTGGAGGCCGAGGTCTCTTGA
- a CDS encoding Lrp/AsnC family transcriptional regulator, producing MPDRGAVEVDELDLALIEALRRNARASLREIARQIGRSPSVVLSRLRRLESEGVIRGYTALIDYKKIGYDVCALTLLQVDGAHIAEVERALASEPNVRIVFDVTGEYDVAAISVFKSVSELDSFIKRTLGNPHVRRSVTNLVLRVVKDEPHVSRPLVERERSGRGA from the coding sequence ATGCCCGATCGGGGAGCTGTCGAGGTCGACGAGCTGGACCTCGCCTTAATCGAGGCCCTCAGGAGGAACGCCAGAGCGAGCCTGCGCGAGATAGCCAGGCAGATCGGCCGATCTCCCTCCGTCGTCTTGAGCAGGCTGAGGAGGCTCGAGTCCGAGGGCGTGATCAGAGGCTACACCGCTCTGATCGACTACAAGAAGATAGGCTACGACGTCTGCGCCCTCACGCTGCTCCAGGTCGACGGAGCTCACATAGCCGAGGTCGAGAGAGCCCTCGCCTCCGAGCCCAACGTTAGGATCGTGTTCGACGTGACCGGAGAATACGACGTGGCAGCGATAAGCGTCTTCAAATCGGTCTCGGAGCTGGACTCGTTCATCAAGAGGACCCTCGGCAACCCCCACGTGAGGAGGTCCGTCACGAATCTCGTGCTCAGAGTGGTCAAGGACGAGCCGCACGTGAGCCGCCCCCTCGTCGAGCGCGAGAGGAGCGGGCGCGGCGCTTGA
- a CDS encoding FkbM family methyltransferase produces the protein MVERRVPSARGYLLMLKLRAEAVSRGLTVADKTRLLLWALVDSIPNIIIRRSAFLEHLALRVKNQLAKRATLNFGKYKLRCVDSECIAIIHHEFERWMWDHLRVCRGCVFVDVGAHVGKYTVPVAKIVGDEGLVVAVEPHPENYETLVENIELNGLSNVVALNIAAWSGEGALKLFIGDSGGHHSLKVNRGLGSVEVRARALDDVLDELGVERVDCVKIDVEGAELEVLKGLVKTLERFRPTVIVEAWEPERIREFAEERGYAMRRISPETPPIYYVLEPMR, from the coding sequence ATGGTCGAGAGACGCGTGCCCAGCGCGCGCGGCTATCTTTTAATGTTAAAACTTAGAGCCGAGGCGGTCTCCCGAGGGCTCACCGTCGCCGATAAGACGCGGCTACTCCTCTGGGCCCTCGTAGATTCCATCCCGAACATCATCATACGTAGATCGGCATTTCTAGAGCATCTCGCTTTGCGCGTCAAGAATCAACTAGCAAAGCGCGCTACGCTCAACTTTGGCAAGTACAAACTACGTTGCGTAGATTCCGAGTGCATCGCTATAATTCACCATGAATTCGAGAGATGGATGTGGGATCATCTCAGAGTGTGCAGGGGCTGCGTATTCGTGGACGTCGGAGCCCACGTGGGGAAATACACCGTCCCAGTGGCGAAGATCGTCGGGGATGAGGGCCTGGTCGTGGCCGTGGAACCCCACCCCGAGAACTATGAGACCCTCGTCGAGAACATCGAGCTGAACGGCCTGAGCAACGTCGTCGCTCTGAACATAGCCGCTTGGAGCGGGGAGGGCGCACTGAAGCTGTTCATCGGGGACTCGGGAGGTCACCACAGCCTGAAGGTGAATCGCGGGCTGGGCTCCGTTGAAGTCAGAGCTAGGGCCTTAGACGACGTATTAGACGAGCTCGGAGTCGAGAGAGTCGATTGCGTGAAGATAGACGTGGAAGGTGCCGAGCTGGAGGTGCTCAAGGGGCTGGTCAAAACCTTAGAGAGATTTCGCCCGACGGTGATAGTCGAAGCTTGGGAGCCGGAGAGGATAAGGGAATTCGCTGAAGAGAGAGGATACGCGATGAGAAGGATATCTCCGGAGACGCCTCCGATATATTATGTTCTCGAGCCAATGAGATAA
- a CDS encoding DNA double-strand break repair nuclease NurA gives MSELLEVLAARRGELEKKIARLLEEGGRGVGVKWRPLPELERFPRPEGLVVSAVDGGSNRRSLLSLEVYVVKAYSESARLLPSLALEPLRRRRIIDVDVMLPPRNVGERLTLYRQVAEVKLMLASASSSDLILADGSVESLAARPIHVKLVELDRGGGLVPDCEELASEIERDLASGSPRAMVSKPLIEELASTERAREELAEEIRLVEAAEKAASLKLLLDAVAERGASLVFVTKTGRSNRLFGASVPDQYVLHVSTKSSGYCRVGEPSSLAELLGAGLLPRYCGLRSAAERVIAERGYVRLAPGGPVLGIDLIGPSSSRRPLEEVLPLLSALSPSGYPTLLQLVDRESHIYNEEVDRVVTALGLSTEFTGREVLEP, from the coding sequence ATGAGCGAGCTCCTCGAGGTCTTGGCGGCCAGGAGGGGCGAGCTCGAGAAGAAGATAGCCAGGCTCCTCGAGGAGGGGGGCCGAGGAGTCGGCGTAAAGTGGAGGCCTCTCCCCGAGCTGGAGCGCTTCCCCAGACCCGAAGGCCTGGTGGTCTCGGCAGTCGACGGGGGGAGCAACAGGAGGTCCCTGCTCTCGCTAGAGGTCTACGTCGTGAAGGCCTACTCCGAGTCTGCGAGATTGCTCCCGAGCCTCGCGCTCGAGCCCCTCAGGAGGCGCAGGATCATAGACGTGGACGTCATGCTCCCTCCCCGCAACGTCGGCGAGAGGCTAACGCTCTACAGGCAAGTGGCCGAGGTCAAGCTGATGCTCGCCTCGGCGAGCTCATCGGATTTGATCCTCGCGGACGGGAGCGTGGAGTCTCTCGCGGCTAGGCCCATTCACGTCAAGCTGGTGGAGCTCGACCGAGGCGGGGGCCTCGTGCCGGACTGCGAGGAGCTCGCCTCGGAGATAGAGCGCGACCTGGCCTCGGGCAGCCCGAGAGCCATGGTCTCGAAGCCTCTGATCGAGGAGCTGGCTTCGACCGAGCGAGCGAGAGAGGAGCTCGCGGAGGAGATAAGACTCGTCGAGGCCGCGGAGAAGGCCGCGTCGCTCAAGCTCCTGCTCGACGCCGTGGCGGAGCGAGGAGCGAGCCTAGTCTTCGTCACGAAGACCGGGCGCTCGAACAGGCTCTTTGGGGCCTCGGTCCCCGACCAGTACGTGCTGCACGTCTCGACGAAGTCGTCGGGCTACTGCCGAGTCGGGGAGCCGAGCAGTCTCGCTGAGCTGCTGGGAGCGGGTCTCCTCCCGAGGTACTGCGGCCTTAGGAGCGCGGCCGAGAGGGTGATCGCCGAGAGAGGCTACGTGAGGCTCGCGCCGGGAGGCCCCGTGCTCGGGATCGACCTGATCGGCCCGAGCTCTTCGAGGAGACCTCTCGAAGAGGTCCTGCCTCTGCTCTCCGCCCTGTCGCCGAGCGGCTACCCGACGCTTCTCCAGCTCGTGGACCGCGAATCTCACATATACAACGAAGAGGTAGATAGGGTGGTGACTGCGCTGGGCCTCTCGACGGAGTTTACGGGCAGGGAGGTGTTGGAGCCCTGA
- a CDS encoding exonuclease SbcCD subunit D, translating into MPLIAHIADTHLGYAQLSLEEREEDVYSLFEEAVRRAVLEERADLVVLSGDVFDKPRPPNKALVRFRRALEVAEERGVKVVAVAGEHDLVKTRRDVSVLEVAPLLVEGLVVLWPPGSSGRPHKLEVRTSSSTLVLYGAPAYPRTPQRLEHYRGLFARYEREARAEEGVKVLAAHLPVEGFMSSEFEPSLPRAHLPRGFSYYALGHLHARAWARTEEGALLAYPGSIDVLNRGEIESWRREGKGFYLVDLSGDEARIERVDLDVRPQIAIEGELGEVLTLLGRELGALERRRPLVFLEVEVESGQRDRARAEIEKMLRGRVLDYRLVLREKMIELGPVSFSASKSRSEVEVVSSILGLSEELARALVELKACLASRRSADECRVEVERYLELIESGGRRGA; encoded by the coding sequence GTGCCGTTGATAGCTCACATAGCCGATACGCACTTGGGCTACGCTCAGCTCTCCCTAGAGGAGCGCGAGGAGGACGTCTACTCGCTCTTCGAGGAGGCGGTGAGAAGGGCGGTCCTCGAGGAGAGAGCGGACCTAGTCGTTTTGTCGGGCGACGTCTTCGATAAGCCGAGGCCCCCCAACAAGGCCCTGGTGCGCTTCAGGAGAGCCCTCGAGGTGGCCGAGGAGAGAGGAGTCAAGGTCGTGGCGGTGGCCGGGGAGCACGACCTCGTCAAGACGAGGAGAGACGTGAGCGTGCTCGAGGTGGCCCCCCTGCTCGTCGAGGGGCTCGTCGTCCTCTGGCCCCCCGGCTCGAGCGGTAGACCTCACAAGCTCGAGGTGAGGACCTCGAGCTCGACTCTGGTGCTCTACGGGGCTCCGGCCTACCCGAGGACTCCTCAGAGGCTCGAGCACTACAGAGGCCTCTTCGCACGCTACGAGCGCGAGGCGAGGGCCGAGGAGGGAGTCAAGGTCCTCGCGGCTCATCTACCGGTGGAGGGCTTCATGAGCTCGGAGTTCGAGCCCAGCCTGCCTCGAGCTCATCTGCCCCGCGGCTTCTCGTACTACGCTCTAGGCCATCTCCACGCCAGAGCCTGGGCGAGGACCGAGGAGGGGGCCCTCTTGGCCTACCCGGGCAGCATCGACGTGCTGAACAGAGGAGAAATAGAGAGCTGGAGGAGAGAGGGCAAGGGCTTCTACCTCGTGGATCTCTCGGGCGACGAGGCGAGGATCGAGAGGGTGGACCTAGACGTGAGGCCTCAAATAGCGATAGAGGGGGAGCTCGGCGAGGTCTTGACGTTGCTAGGGAGAGAGCTCGGGGCTCTCGAGCGTAGGAGGCCTCTCGTCTTCCTCGAGGTGGAGGTGGAGAGCGGGCAGAGAGACAGAGCGAGGGCCGAGATCGAGAAGATGCTGCGCGGCAGAGTGCTCGACTACAGGCTCGTGCTGAGAGAGAAGATGATCGAGCTCGGCCCGGTCTCGTTCTCGGCCTCGAAGTCGCGCAGCGAGGTCGAGGTCGTGTCGAGCATCTTGGGCTTGAGCGAGGAGTTGGCGAGAGCTCTCGTGGAGCTGAAAGCCTGCCTCGCCTCGCGCAGGAGCGCCGACGAGTGCAGGGTCGAGGTCGAGCGCTACCTCGAGCTGATCGAGAGCGGGGGGAGGAGGGGGGCGTGA
- a CDS encoding glycosyltransferase → MRVALLLDLFGVCGGGQKVSLEMARALEEGGWRVVFLSTSRENLSECAELLGIEGDFPVVEVRDFVESVLARTGRFVRYRALRLIVGALDAAKRLAERFDAVLIDSQSSMPLRGADVSYLHGVYTAKSAGRVGPFYEALLRYEASRLLGRPKLVLSNSNWVARIVERAYDVETRVLHPPVDFGYFEYDGRKKEKIVVTTSRISLEKKVHLLPRIAERLRGYEWYLVASTLSSLSPTYADAILAAIEREIRSRKTENFHVLTDLERRELRELLLRASYYVHPPCSEHFGIAAVEAMAAGCVPIVYRGGGLWTDVVSGVDHRLGYIDVREIPRTIERLDSMSAGDLNYLRERVIERAKKFDSPLFRRKFLEIVEGVSRSAAPR, encoded by the coding sequence GTGAGAGTGGCTCTCCTCCTGGATTTGTTCGGAGTATGTGGCGGTGGACAAAAGGTTAGCCTCGAGATGGCTAGAGCCCTCGAGGAGGGCGGTTGGCGCGTCGTTTTCCTGTCGACCTCCCGCGAGAACCTAAGCGAGTGCGCTGAGCTCTTGGGCATCGAGGGAGATTTCCCGGTCGTCGAGGTACGCGACTTCGTTGAAAGCGTTCTGGCGAGGACCGGGAGATTTGTGCGCTATCGAGCGCTGCGCTTAATAGTGGGCGCCCTCGACGCGGCGAAGCGTTTGGCCGAGCGCTTCGACGCGGTCCTCATCGATTCTCAAAGCAGTATGCCGCTCAGAGGCGCCGATGTATCATATCTTCACGGTGTTTACACCGCGAAGAGCGCGGGACGCGTCGGTCCGTTCTACGAGGCCCTCTTGAGATACGAAGCTAGCCGGCTCCTCGGGAGGCCGAAGCTCGTTCTCTCCAATAGCAACTGGGTCGCGAGGATCGTCGAGAGAGCATATGACGTCGAGACGCGGGTCCTGCATCCGCCGGTGGACTTCGGCTATTTCGAGTACGATGGCCGCAAGAAAGAGAAAATCGTGGTCACGACCTCGAGAATCAGCCTCGAGAAGAAGGTCCACCTGCTCCCGCGAATCGCGGAGCGCCTCCGAGGCTACGAGTGGTACCTCGTCGCTTCGACCCTCTCCTCGCTTTCACCGACCTACGCGGACGCCATCCTCGCCGCGATCGAGCGCGAAATCCGCTCCCGGAAGACCGAGAACTTCCACGTGCTAACGGACCTCGAGCGAAGAGAGCTCAGAGAGCTGCTCTTGAGAGCTAGCTACTACGTTCATCCGCCCTGCTCGGAGCACTTCGGGATAGCGGCGGTCGAGGCCATGGCGGCGGGCTGCGTCCCGATAGTCTACAGAGGCGGGGGGCTCTGGACGGACGTGGTCTCGGGGGTGGACCATAGGCTCGGCTACATCGACGTGAGGGAGATCCCTAGGACGATCGAGAGGCTAGACTCGATGAGCGCTGGGGATCTAAATTACCTCCGTGAACGAGTCATCGAGCGCGCCAAGAAGTTCGACTCCCCGCTCTTCAGGCGGAAGTTCTTGGAAATCGTCGAGGGGGTCTCGAGAAGCGCGGCGCCACGTTGA
- the glnA gene encoding type I glutamate--ammonia ligase, with translation MSGGSQNKRYERVQLQYCDLAGYLRGVEVPAEALESSRFPASFDGSSVCGLARVERSDLLLEVVPETLRPIPWQERAARALCRIYEPGGIRLERDPRLVAERVIEHLAELGMRAVVGAEVEFFLFKSLRVQVEQLHRGSGYSIEHLLDSQGSYPIQLKRSYHSVEPTDPLMDFRLDLSSALELLGYGAVVSHHEVAASQIELSLRAGDPVFVGDEVLTTKWAARNLAGKRGLTASFLAKPVYGDNGSGMHLHFSLWALDGSRNLFADEEGGLSELARSFVAGVLEHARSLSALVAPTTNSYRRLVPGYEAPVYAVWGYYNRTAVVRVPASNGPSRTRIEFRAPDPTANPYLALAATIMAGLDGVKRRLDPGDPLEVNAYELSEEERRRLGVGTLPSSLGEALDELESDNDYLRPVFSRELVEAYVELKRREAREVESRPHPYEIYLYAGL, from the coding sequence TTGAGCGGGGGATCCCAGAACAAAAGATACGAGAGGGTCCAGCTGCAGTACTGCGACCTCGCCGGCTACCTCAGAGGGGTCGAGGTCCCGGCCGAGGCCCTCGAGTCGTCTAGGTTCCCCGCCTCCTTCGATGGGAGCAGCGTCTGCGGCCTCGCCAGAGTCGAGAGGAGCGACCTGCTCCTCGAGGTCGTCCCCGAGACCCTGAGGCCCATACCGTGGCAAGAGAGGGCGGCGAGGGCTCTCTGCAGGATATACGAGCCCGGGGGAATCAGGCTCGAGAGAGATCCCAGGCTCGTCGCCGAGAGGGTGATCGAGCACTTGGCCGAGCTCGGGATGAGAGCGGTGGTCGGGGCCGAGGTGGAGTTCTTCCTCTTCAAGTCTCTCAGAGTGCAGGTCGAGCAGCTCCACAGAGGCTCCGGCTACTCGATAGAGCACCTCCTCGACTCCCAGGGCTCCTACCCGATTCAGCTCAAGAGGTCCTACCACAGCGTCGAGCCGACCGACCCCCTCATGGACTTCAGGCTGGATCTATCGTCGGCGCTCGAGCTCCTCGGCTACGGAGCCGTGGTGTCTCACCACGAGGTCGCGGCCTCTCAGATCGAGCTTTCGCTGCGAGCCGGAGACCCCGTGTTCGTCGGAGACGAGGTCCTGACGACGAAGTGGGCCGCCAGAAACTTGGCCGGGAAGAGGGGGCTGACCGCGTCGTTCCTCGCGAAGCCCGTCTACGGAGACAACGGAAGCGGGATGCACCTGCACTTCAGCCTCTGGGCCCTCGACGGCTCCAGGAACCTCTTCGCCGACGAGGAGGGGGGGCTGAGCGAGCTCGCTCGGAGCTTCGTGGCCGGAGTGCTCGAGCACGCGAGGAGCCTCTCGGCTCTCGTGGCCCCGACGACGAACAGCTACAGGAGGCTCGTGCCGGGCTACGAGGCCCCGGTCTACGCGGTCTGGGGCTACTACAACAGGACGGCGGTCGTCAGGGTCCCCGCATCGAACGGCCCGTCGAGGACGAGGATCGAGTTCAGAGCCCCCGATCCCACGGCGAATCCTTATCTGGCTCTAGCCGCCACGATAATGGCCGGGCTCGACGGCGTTAAGAGGAGGCTCGACCCCGGGGACCCCCTCGAGGTCAACGCCTACGAGCTCAGCGAGGAGGAGAGGAGGAGGCTCGGCGTCGGGACTCTTCCGTCGAGCCTCGGCGAGGCCCTCGACGAGCTGGAGAGCGACAACGACTACCTGAGGCCCGTGTTCTCGAGGGAGCTCGTCGAGGCTTACGTCGAGCTGAAGAGGAGGGAGGCGAGGGAGGTGGAGTCGAGGCCCCACCCGTACGAGATTTATCTCTACGCGGGCCTATAA
- a CDS encoding isochorismatase family cysteine hydrolase: protein MPRYAVLVIDMLEDFVRGSLKCERALSIIPNLKRLLDRARRLGVPVVYANDAHVPGVDHEFKLWGPHAVRGTEGARVVRELEPTSADYVVEKRRYSAFFETGLDLLLRELGVASVALAGLHTNICVKHTAADAFYRGYEVIVLRDAVQAFTDEDHEWGLKYMEKVYGAKIVTVDEFLAMVEGERARA from the coding sequence TTGCCGAGATACGCGGTCTTGGTCATAGACATGCTCGAGGACTTCGTGCGCGGCTCTCTCAAGTGCGAGCGAGCTCTCTCCATAATTCCCAACCTCAAGAGGCTCCTCGATAGGGCCAGGAGGCTGGGCGTCCCCGTCGTGTACGCCAACGACGCGCACGTGCCCGGCGTAGATCACGAGTTCAAGCTCTGGGGCCCCCACGCCGTGAGAGGGACGGAGGGGGCTCGCGTGGTCAGAGAGCTCGAGCCTACGAGCGCGGACTACGTGGTCGAGAAGAGGAGATATAGCGCGTTCTTCGAGACGGGCCTGGATCTCCTCCTGAGAGAGCTCGGCGTAGCCTCCGTGGCTCTCGCGGGCCTTCACACGAACATATGCGTGAAGCACACCGCCGCCGACGCGTTCTACAGAGGATACGAGGTAATCGTGCTCAGAGACGCCGTCCAGGCCTTCACCGACGAGGACCACGAGTGGGGCCTCAAGTACATGGAGAAGGTCTACGGGGCGAAGATCGTGACCGTCGACGAGTTCCTCGCGATGGTCGAGGGAGAGAGGGCGAGGGCCTGA
- a CDS encoding glycosyltransferase family 4 protein, translated as MTLEKSDVIVVADVVPPNVVPTGGGLRSTRSIKEYSKHFYVNLVTPATRKFTRYELQLLRDDLMVQDVYPVEARLKILGDGRFAFTYLAIPPKALRMLLRIDKLRARPKAIVVLNEPCDCLCIGRLLKEELNAPSLAMLQLPLFYRDESRREAITNALRLWYDELYGDSYVAKLVRKLKARLELLLTHSRIAEELLESYDVLIAVSKAVFVEMGGEPFGKFYVMDPGVSLNEEDEKLISKIKESAREKGNYVVFGGRVDALKGFVEALYAFREICKGNSSLRLVITGHVSDRLRVRVEEFARRLGLEDRIVLTGAVPRAERFRIVAKANLMLYPSHADAFSYAVLESLHLGTPVVAYDIPALRLYYGGRPGVRLVREGDVEALVAEALNTLDSKSVEVEPPQLRSWDEIMQEETNLIKRVMLEK; from the coding sequence GTGACCCTGGAGAAAAGCGATGTTATCGTAGTAGCTGACGTAGTGCCGCCAAACGTCGTACCAACCGGCGGGGGCCTAAGGTCTACACGTTCTATCAAGGAGTACTCCAAGCACTTCTACGTCAACCTAGTGACACCGGCTACGCGTAAGTTTACGCGCTACGAGCTACAGCTATTAAGGGACGATCTCATGGTGCAAGACGTTTACCCGGTTGAGGCGAGGTTAAAGATCCTGGGCGATGGTAGGTTCGCTTTCACGTACCTAGCCATCCCACCTAAAGCGCTGAGAATGTTGCTGAGAATTGATAAGTTAAGGGCAAGGCCCAAAGCGATCGTTGTCTTAAACGAGCCGTGTGATTGCCTATGTATTGGTAGGCTGCTAAAGGAGGAGCTCAACGCCCCTTCTCTCGCGATGCTTCAACTCCCACTCTTCTACCGCGACGAGAGTAGGAGGGAGGCCATCACGAATGCCCTCAGGCTCTGGTACGATGAGCTATATGGAGACAGCTACGTAGCTAAGCTCGTTAGGAAACTAAAGGCAAGACTAGAGTTGCTGCTGACGCACTCTAGAATCGCTGAAGAGCTTCTCGAAAGCTATGACGTGTTAATAGCGGTGAGTAAGGCCGTTTTCGTCGAGATGGGCGGGGAGCCGTTCGGCAAGTTCTACGTCATGGACCCGGGGGTCTCGCTCAACGAGGAGGACGAAAAGTTGATATCGAAAATAAAGGAGAGCGCTAGAGAAAAAGGTAACTACGTAGTATTTGGCGGGCGCGTGGACGCCCTAAAGGGATTTGTGGAAGCGTTGTACGCGTTCAGAGAAATTTGCAAAGGGAACTCATCGCTGAGGCTCGTTATAACAGGGCACGTTAGCGATAGGCTGAGAGTGCGAGTGGAGGAGTTCGCGAGGAGGCTCGGGCTCGAAGATAGAATTGTCCTAACCGGGGCCGTTCCTAGGGCCGAGAGATTTAGAATCGTGGCTAAGGCTAATCTGATGCTCTACCCAAGTCACGCGGACGCATTCTCCTACGCCGTATTGGAGTCGCTACATCTAGGCACGCCGGTGGTAGCATACGATATACCTGCGCTGAGACTGTATTACGGCGGGCGTCCTGGAGTAAGGCTCGTAAGGGAGGGCGACGTGGAGGCGTTAGTCGCCGAGGCTCTGAACACCCTCGACTCGAAAAGCGTAGAGGTCGAGCCACCTCAACTAAGGAGCTGGGATGAAATTATGCAAGAGGAAACGAACCTAATAAAGAGGGTCATGCTCGAGAAATGA